One stretch of Castor canadensis chromosome 14, mCasCan1.hap1v2, whole genome shotgun sequence DNA includes these proteins:
- the LOC109678574 gene encoding olfactory receptor 7G1-like — MVSGNQTGIMEFLLLGLSEDPDLQCILFGLFLSMYLVTVLGNLLIILAITSDSHLHTPMYFFLSNLSSTDICFSTSTVPKMLVNMKRQSKTISYTGPLSQVCFVLIFAGLENFLLAAMAYDCYVAICFPLSYKVIMKTCLCTLLILFSLFISIGDALLHSLMMLQLSFCTDFEIPHFCELDQVIKLACSDTLTNNTLVSTVTSLFGGVLLLGIIFSYIKIVSCILRMLSAGRRYKVFSTCGSHLFIVSLFYGTAFGVYISSAVAETSRITAVASLMYTVVPPRMNPLIYSLSNRDMKEALRKLIRRSSL; from the coding sequence ATGGTATCAGGAAACCAAACAGGTATCATGGAGTTTCTCCTCCTGGGACTCTCAGAGGATCCAGACTTGCAGTGCATTCTCTTTGGATTGTTCCTGTCAATGTATCTGGTCACAGTGCTTGGGAATCTGCTCATCATCCTGGCTATCACCTCTGACTCTCACCTTCatacccccatgtacttctttctctccaaTCTCTCATCCACTGACATCTGTTTCAGCACCAGTACAGTCCCCAAGATGCTGGTGAACATGAAGAGGCAGAGCAAAACCATCAGTTATACAGGCCCTCTCTCCCAGGTCTGCTTTGTCCTCATTTTTGCTGGATTGGAAAACTTTCTCCTTGCAGCAATGGCTTATGATTGTTATGTGGCCATCTGCTTTCCCCTTAGTTATAAAGTCATCATGAAAACCTGTCTGTgtactttattgattttgttcTCCTTGTTCATTAGCATTGGGGATGCCCTACTGCACAGTCTGATGATGTTACAGCTGTCCTTCTGCACAGATTTTGAAATCCCCCACTTCTGTGAACTTGACCAGGTTATCAAGCTTGCCTGTTCTGATACTCTCACCAATAATACCCTGGTGTCTACAGTGACTAGTTTATTTGGTGGTGTTCTTCTCCTTGgaattattttctcttatattaaaATTGTCTCCTGTATCCTGAGAATGCTATCAGCAGGGAGAAGGTATAAGGTTTTTTCCACATGTGGTTCTCATCTCTTTATTGTTTCCTTGTTCTATGGAACAGCCTTTGGTGTATACATTAGTTCTGCAGTTGCTGAAACATCCAGGATTACTGCAGTGGCTTCATTAATGTATACTGTAGTTCCTCCAAGGATGAACCCACTTATCTACAGCTTGAGCAACAGGGACATGAAAGAAGCCTTGAGGAAATTAATCAGAAGATCTTCTCTTTGA